The DNA region GAACAAGCAGCAGTGCGTTGAGCGGGGCGAGGTCCGCAATGTGTTCCGGGAGCTGGAGATCCTGCAGGAGATCGAGCACGGCTTCCTGGTGAACCTCTGGTGAGCTGGGGGGTGGAGCCTTCTCCTGCCCGGGCGCCCTCCCCAACCCTCCCCCTCTCCCGCCTCGCCTCCCAGTGACCTGGGAGGTGTCCACACATGGCACTCATGCAGGGCTTCCCCACAGAGGATGCCTGTGACACACGAAGTTTCTGGCACTGAAATCAGGGAAGGAGAGTTTTAGCGCCTAACTCTTGAGTTCCCTCCACAAACTGGGCACCAAGaccagctggggggtgggggagcctGCAGTGAGATCAACCCCTTCCGCTCTCCCTGGAGTCCTGCGAGCCCCTAGAATGAGAACAGTGTGGCTTCtggtgggaagagagaggaacGTGACATGAAAAATTAATTCTTTGTAACTTGCATCTTGAGAGCCAGCTGATTATCTGGGAGCTCACAGAAGAGACTACAAGGTGGACGGAGGTCCTTGTCCATTGTTTTCCTACTGCCGCCATCTTCATCATCTCATCACTGTCTTCTTCTTTATCACGTTCATCCCCATCACCATCCTCAACatcaccaccgtcaccaccaccaccgccaccaccatcttcaccatcatcatcaccaccaccgtcaccaccaccatcaccatcaccgccaccaccaccaccatcaccaccaccaccatcaccatcatcaccaccatcaccatcaccaccaccaccaccatcaccaccaccaccaccaccaccatcaccaccatcaccatcaccaccaccaccatcttcaccatcatcgtcaccaccaccaccaccaccaccaccatcaccaccaccaccaccaccatcaccaccaccaccaccatcaccaccaccaccatcaccatcatcaccaccaccatcaccatcaccaccaccatcaccatcatcaccaccatcatcaccatcaccaccaccaccaccatcaccaccaccatcaccaccaccaccaccaccaccaccaccatcaccaccatcaccatcaccaccaccaccattttcACCAtcgtcaccaccaccatcaccaccaccaccaccatcaccaccaccaccaccaccaccaccaccaccaccaccaccatcaccaccaccaccaccaccaccaccatcaccaccaccaccatcaccgccaccatcaccaccaccaccaccatcaccaccaccaccatcaccaccaccaccatcaccgccaccaccatcttcaccatcatcgtcaccaccaccaccatcaccaccaccaccaccaccaccatcaccaccaccaccaccaccatcaccaccaccatcaccatcaccaccaccatcaccaccaccatcaccaccaccaccatcaccatcatcaccaccaccatcaccatcaccaccaccaccaccatcaccaccaccatcaccaccaccaccaccaccatcaccaccaccaccatcatcatcatcaccaccatcaccaccaccaccaccaccaccaccatcaccaccaccaccaccaccaccatcaccaccaccaccaccatcaccaccaccaccaccatcaccaccaccatcaccaccaccatcaccaccaccaccaccatcaccaccaccaccatcaccatcatcaccaccaccaccatcaccaccaccaccaccaccaccaccatcaccaccaccaccaccatcaccaccaccaccatcatcaccaccaccatcaccaccaccaccaccatcaccaccaccatcaccaccaccaccatcaccgccaccaccatcttcaccatcatcatcaccaccaccaccaccaccgtcaccaccatcttcaccatcaccatcaccaccaccaccgtcaccaccatcttcaccatcatcaccaccaccaccatcaccaccacagtCACCACAGCTGCCGGCTGTTAGAAGCTGGTCCCTTGCCCAGCCCTACCTGAGCGTTTCTCCTCACTGTCTCAATTGCTTCTTTAACAACCCTCCAAGGCAGATATCTTTATCCCCGTTTTGGAGAAGAGGAAACCAGGGCAGCAGGAAAACGGCCCAGAGACGGTGCTGTGCCCACTCTCCATTAGTCAGTCATGGGCATCTCTGTCTTAGCTGGGCACCTCCCATGGGGACAGGCCTCTCTGTCTTTCCCGAGGGCTCTGGCTCCAGGTGGCTCCTGAGCAGGGGTGGAGTCAGCACCTCGGGCAGGGCCCCTCTCCTGGGAGTGCCTGGTGGGGGGGTGGCCTCGGGGCCAGGGCCCTTATGGGGGAGTCATCAGGTGTGGCAGGAGCCGTGGCTCTGGCCCCCCAGCCGTGCGCGTGCCAGGTCCTCCCACGGTGCCCACAGGTACTCCTTCCAGGACGAGGAGGACATGTTCATGGTGGTGGACCTGCTGCCGGGGGGAGACCTGCGCTACCACTTGCAGCAGAACGTCCAGTTCTCTGAGGACACCGTGAGGCTGTACATCTGTGAAATGGCACTGGCCCTTGACTACCTGCGCAGTCAGCACATCATCCACAGGTGTGTGAGCACCTGACGGGGCGGGGTGCTGCCCAGGCCTGCGGGTGCCGCCCTCCAGCAGGACCTAGATGGGCTCCCGTGTGCTCTGCCCTGCCCTTACCCGCAGACCTGCCCCAGGTGTGGCACCGGGCCCGTCAGTGCCTGGCTCCAGGCCAGCTCCATGGCTGCACGTATGATGGCCACCTGGGGTGGGTCCTGTCTGAGCAGCCCCAGCTGAGGCCGGGCACAGAGGGCTGGCAGTCttcatggggtggggaggggggcttcACCTGGTCTGTTCAACTGCAGGATCCCTGCCCCCGCACAGCAGGTGCCCTTGTGCCCATCTGCCATGTCTTTGGCAAATTCAAgctaattttaacattttaacattcaAACTAATTTTAACATCTGAAGGCAGATGAAATGAGAAAGATAAAGCTGCATCCACAGGATAAAACACAAAATCCCATGTGGTATAAAGTGAAGTAGACATGATTTCTGCGTTTCTGCCTGTGGGATTCTGTTATCTGGTCATGGTGCAGGCAccgaacatttactgagtgccgaGAGGTTGGGAAGGCAAGGCCTGAGGCCAGCTGGTGGAGCCACAGACCCCCCGTTGACAATTCTGCGCAGCTGCGGGGCTCTGGGAGAGGGCTCCGCCTCGGGGATCCAGGCGAGGGGGTTCTGCTTCCATCCTCTGGGGGCTTTGGTGCCCCTCGGAGTCCAGTGCTGGGCATTCTCCCCGCCGTCTGGGCTCGGGAGGTGAAGGGCTGGGTTCACCCAGCTCTGCCAGGGTGCTGCCAGGTGGGGAGGGGGTCTTAGGACCTAGCTCGTGGGAACCCCCAGCCCTGCCGGGATCTTTGGACTCATCTCCCTGCTTCCTGCTCTTTCTACAGAGATGTGAAGCCCGATAACATCCTCCTGGATGAGCGAGGTGAGCCTAGATGTGTGAGCCCCCAGCCGCAGAGGGTGTGCGCCCCTGCCCGCAGGACACACGCCCTTGGGACAGTCACGCTGTCCTCTCTTCTCACAGGACATGCACACCTGACTGACTTCAACATCGCCACCATCATAAAGGATGGCGAGAGGGCGACCGCGCTGGCCGGGACCAAGCCGTACATGGGTGAGCCTCGCCCCTCCCAGCCCGCGCCCCCCCGCCAGCCTGCCGGCCGGTCTCCTCCCCTGGCCTGTGGCTGGTGCGGTCAGGTCACTAACCTAAAGACACAGCAGCAGGGGACGGGTCAGGCTGTTAAGAACAGCCAGGCTTGATCCATGCAGAAGAATCTGAGTGACGGGCGTGTATTGTGGGTCTGATAATGAGATAGCCCACCGCCCTCGTCAGGCTGTGGGACCTGGATTTGAACCAGGCGGTCAGTGGGGAAGGACGGACTGACCGCTGAGGGCAGCTTCCTAGTCCAGCTCTGGCAGCAGCCTGGTCTCTGGGCCTGGCCCAAGGTTCCAGCCCTGGGCCTGCGGTCACGGGCCCTGCGGTCACCGAGGCTGTGGTCACGGGCCCTGCGGACACCGGGGCTGGGGTCATGGGCCCTGCGGACACCGGGGCTGGGGTCACGGGCCCTGCGGTCACCGGGGCTGGGGTCACGGGCCCTGCGGACACCGGGGCTGGGGTCACGGGCCCTGCGGTCACCGGGGCTGGGGTCACGGGCCCTGCGGTCACCGGGCCTGGGGTCACGGGCCCTGCGGTCAGGGATGCTCAGatgctccttccctccctggaaAGCTCCGGAGATCTTCCAGTCTTTCGTCAACGGTGGGACCGGCTACTCCTTCGAGGTGGACTGGTGGTCGGTGGGGGTGATGGCCTACGAACTGCTGCGTGGATGGGTACGAAGCTCCTGCGGCCCGCGGGCTCAGTCCCCAGACCCCGAGCTAGCTGTGTCCCCCCGGGGTGGCCCCAGCTCCCAAAGGGGTgaggctgcccccacccccaggtgctcAGGGCGGTCTGTGCTGTCCGTCAGCGAGGCTGCACgctggagggggctgggggcaggcagaGAACCGTCCAGCAGGGCTGCCCCTCGGGACTTCCCGTGAGGCTCGTGTGCGGGCGGGCCCCTGTGCTCTCCCCGCAGCTGCCACGGCCCGGCCAGCGCTGGAGCCCCAGAGGCGGGGGGCCTCGTCAGGTCaccacctgccctccccaccccctcgtCGGGGCCTCTGAGGCACCGCGCCCTGGAGAAGGCCCTAAGCAAGGCAGCCCCCTCTGCCCGCTGCAGCTGGTCCACCAGGCCCAGGCCCCCTGGGGGAGCTGTGCGTCCTTCCCAGCCCGCTGGCAGCCTCTCGGGTCGCCTCCCCGGCTGCACTGCAGGCTTGGCCTCCTGGGCTCTTCCCTGGGCCTGCaccgggggctgggggctgggggtgggtagGGCGCGCCTCGGGTGGCCCTGGGTCCGGGGAGGCGCCTGCTGCAGCTCTGCCTCTGCTGCCCAGAGGCCCTACGACATCCACTCGGGCAACGCCGCGGAGTCCCTGGTGCAGCTGTTCAGCACCGTGAGTGTCCAGTACGTGCCCACCTGGTCCAGGGAGACGGTGGCCCTGCTGCGGAAGGTGAGCCCCTCCTGGCCCTGCCTGGAGCGCAGGCCCGGCCGGACACATGGGGCTCCACGGGCATCCTGTCCCGAGGGTGGGCAGCCTGGAGGCCCTGGTCCGGAGAAGGCATCTGGTTCGCGCCTTCTGCGTCTTGTGTCCCTCTTGGGCGGGCTCCCAGCGGTCACCCGCTCCTTGTCCTGCTGTAACGGCTCGGCCCACGCGAGCACTGGTGCAGCTGAATTTAATCCTCACTACCTGGTTGTGTGTCACAGATGCCCAGACTCAGGGCAGGTCACCCCATCGTGTGTGTTGGAGGGAGGTGTGtggggctgggtgctggggccGCCCTGCTCTGGTCCCCTCTGCCCCATGCCTCCTGCTGGAGGTGGGCAGCCACTGGGCTGGCCAGTCCCCCACGGGGAGCAAGCAGAGAAAACCCCAGAACCCCCGCGCATACCAGGTCCTGAGTGCGAGTTGGCGGCGGCCCGGGGACCTCAGCCTGATGGGGACCTCAGCCTTGTGGGGACCTGGGGCTGTGGCGTCACCACTGGAGTGCCTCCCCTTGGGTCCAGGTCCAGGCTTGGGGGCTGCTCCTCGGCTGGCCAGCCAGCTCCCCACTCGGAGAGCCGTCCCTCAAGCACACTGGGGTGTCAAAGCTGGGTCAGGATGGGTGAGGGAGGGCATGCTGGACATTTGTGGCCCAGCCCATCCCCAGCTCCTGTCTCCTGGCCCCGGGGTCCTCCTGGGCAGGTCCTGGCCCCTGCCCAGAGACCTCTGGCTAGAGGCCTTCCACCAGCCCCTGAGAAGGGCTCTTAACACAGCCTTCGCCCCGCGCAGCTGTACCCACACCAGCCAGGTGGCTCACACAGTGGGACCTCGGCTGCTGCGGGCCCAGGC from Mesoplodon densirostris isolate mMesDen1 chromosome 1, mMesDen1 primary haplotype, whole genome shotgun sequence includes:
- the STK32C gene encoding serine/threonine-protein kinase 32C isoform X2; translated protein: MYAMKYMNKQQCVERGEVRNVFRELEILQEIEHGFLVNLWYSFQDEEDMFMVVDLLPGGDLRYHLQQNVQFSEDTVRLYICEMALALDYLRSQHIIHRDVKPDNILLDERGHAHLTDFNIATIIKDGERATALAGTKPYMAPEIFQSFVNGGTGYSFEVDWWSVGVMAYELLRGWRPYDIHSGNAAESLVQLFSTVSVQYVPTWSRETVALLRKLLTVDPKHRVSSLQDMQAAPALANVLWTELSEKKVEPGFVPNKGRLHCDPTFELEEMILESRPLHKKKKRLAKNRSRDSSRDSSQSNDYLQDCLDAIQQDFVIFNREK